The Bosea sp. F3-2 genome window below encodes:
- a CDS encoding ATP-binding cassette domain-containing protein, with product MSALLELDKISKSFSRGGLLSTQRIDAVKEVSFALQDDEPEIFTVIGESGSGKSTLARMILGIHAPSSGRIRLAGRDVAAYERRAFMAEVQPIFQNPFEAFNPLKQLDRYLFMTAERFGGASGRKAAEKQADEALRQVGLSLAEISGRFPHELSGGQLQRVAVARALVAKPRLIVADEPVSMVDASLRMSIVNLFGRLRDDLGLSIIYITHDLATAYYISDRLIIMQKGIVVEEGSARAVLSAPTHPYSRQLRDAVLTPDSAGAFRFTHSAKAIATPGASS from the coding sequence ATGAGCGCGCTGCTCGAACTCGACAAGATCAGCAAGAGCTTCTCGCGCGGCGGGCTGCTGTCGACGCAGCGCATCGACGCCGTGAAGGAGGTCAGCTTCGCGTTACAGGACGACGAGCCCGAGATATTCACCGTGATCGGCGAGTCCGGCTCGGGAAAATCGACGCTGGCCCGCATGATCCTCGGCATCCATGCGCCGAGTTCCGGCCGGATCAGGCTCGCAGGGCGCGATGTCGCAGCCTATGAGCGCCGGGCCTTCATGGCCGAGGTGCAGCCGATCTTCCAGAACCCGTTTGAGGCCTTCAACCCGCTGAAGCAGCTCGACCGCTATCTGTTCATGACGGCGGAGCGCTTCGGCGGCGCCTCCGGCCGGAAGGCCGCCGAGAAGCAAGCGGACGAAGCGCTCAGGCAGGTCGGTCTATCGCTGGCCGAGATCAGCGGGCGCTTTCCGCATGAATTGTCCGGTGGCCAGCTCCAGCGCGTCGCGGTCGCTCGTGCGCTCGTCGCGAAGCCCAGGCTGATCGTCGCCGACGAGCCGGTCTCGATGGTCGACGCCTCGCTGCGCATGTCGATCGTCAACCTGTTCGGCCGGCTGCGCGACGATCTCGGCCTGTCGATCATCTACATCACCCACGACCTCGCCACCGCCTACTACATCAGCGACCGGCTGATCATCATGCAGAAGGGCATCGTGGTCGAGGAAGGGTCGGCCCGCGCCGTGCTCTCCGCCCCCACCCATCCCTATTCCCGCCAGCTCCGCGACGCCGTGCTCACGCCCGACAGCGCGGGAGCCTTCCGTTTCACCCATTCCGCGAAAGCCATTGCAACACCCGGAGCCAGCTCATGA
- a CDS encoding ABC transporter ATP-binding protein, with protein sequence MTGAADQTPVLEVRDLQAHFRTRYFGVNREVRAVDGVSFDVRRNEIYGLAGESSSGKTTLVKTIAGLLKPPLEMVGGSARFSFLPEWDAIGRAPQEVVRRIRWRHLSYIMQGSMNVLNPLRRIRYSFRDFAWRHLGGSKAEFDARAEAHLERVKLDPSVLEAYPHELSGGMRQRVTIALATICKPEFIIADEPTTALDVVVQKDVLTMLRAIQREMGSSVLFITHDMGVHAALTDRLGIMYAGRLVEDGETAEIFAEPLHPYTRHLIASLPRIGDVKQREGLEGTPPSLAAPPPGCRFHPRCPLAMPVCATTVPAMIATMPGHRVACHAVNPGAAT encoded by the coding sequence ATGACCGGCGCGGCCGATCAGACGCCGGTGCTGGAGGTCCGCGACCTCCAGGCGCATTTCCGCACCCGCTATTTCGGCGTCAATCGCGAGGTCCGGGCGGTTGACGGGGTGAGCTTCGATGTTCGCCGCAACGAGATCTACGGGCTCGCCGGCGAATCCAGCTCCGGCAAGACGACGCTGGTGAAGACGATCGCAGGACTGCTGAAGCCGCCACTCGAAATGGTCGGCGGGTCGGCCCGCTTCTCTTTCCTGCCGGAATGGGATGCGATCGGCCGGGCCCCGCAAGAGGTCGTGCGCCGTATCCGCTGGCGTCACCTGTCCTACATCATGCAGGGCTCGATGAACGTGCTGAATCCGCTCAGGCGGATCAGATACAGCTTCCGCGACTTCGCCTGGCGCCATCTCGGCGGCAGCAAAGCCGAGTTCGACGCCAGGGCCGAGGCGCATCTGGAACGCGTCAAGCTCGACCCTTCCGTGCTCGAGGCCTATCCGCATGAGCTCTCCGGCGGCATGCGCCAGCGTGTCACGATCGCGCTCGCGACGATCTGCAAGCCGGAATTCATCATCGCCGACGAGCCGACGACAGCACTCGACGTCGTGGTGCAGAAGGACGTGCTGACGATGCTGCGCGCCATCCAGCGCGAGATGGGCTCAAGCGTTCTGTTCATCACGCACGACATGGGCGTGCATGCGGCGCTGACCGACCGGCTCGGCATCATGTATGCGGGGCGGCTGGTCGAGGATGGCGAGACGGCCGAAATCTTCGCTGAGCCGCTGCACCCCTATACGCGGCATCTGATCGCGAGCCTCCCGCGCATCGGCGACGTCAAGCAGCGCGAGGGGCTCGAGGGCACCCCGCCCAGCCTCGCTGCCCCGCCACCGGGCTGCCGCTTCCACCCGCGCTGCCCGCTTGCCATGCCCGTATGCGCGACGACAGTGCCGGCGATGATCGCGACTATGCCTGGCCATCGCGTTGCCTGTCACGCCGTCAATCCCGGAGCGGCGACATGA
- a CDS encoding ABC transporter permease produces the protein MLTILRDLLRYNIEFRIGLVLVSVVLVMAALSFVAPYPPGDVYLVPPDLPPSSGHWLGTTSRGQDVFWHLTFAIRNTLSFGIMVALLSRVIALVVGLLAGYSGGWIDRVLMSINDTFIIIPLFPILILFYFVLRDTMSTPLLATIMACLGWAYDARLIRSVALSLKTREFTQTSIFSGMKTHEILAREHLPYVMPIVFSTTMNNMNWSIGIEVTLAVLGFTDINTPTIGGMIYWANQHTALVAGIWWWIAFPVGLVVMTFVGLFLLAVSMNEYIDPRSRLARMGGSR, from the coding sequence ATGCTGACCATCCTGCGCGACCTCCTCCGCTACAATATCGAGTTCCGGATCGGCCTCGTGCTCGTGTCCGTCGTGCTGGTCATGGCGGCGCTGTCCTTCGTTGCTCCCTATCCTCCGGGCGATGTCTATCTCGTGCCGCCCGATCTGCCGCCCTCGTCCGGCCACTGGCTCGGCACGACCTCGCGCGGACAGGACGTGTTCTGGCACCTGACCTTCGCGATCCGCAACACGCTGAGCTTCGGCATCATGGTGGCGCTGCTGTCGCGGGTCATAGCCCTCGTGGTCGGGCTGCTCGCCGGCTACAGCGGCGGCTGGATCGACCGGGTGCTGATGTCGATCAACGACACCTTCATCATCATCCCGCTGTTCCCGATTCTGATCCTGTTCTACTTCGTGCTGCGCGACACGATGTCGACGCCGCTGCTCGCCACCATCATGGCCTGCCTCGGCTGGGCCTATGACGCCCGCCTGATCCGCTCGGTCGCGCTCAGCCTGAAAACCCGCGAATTCACCCAGACGAGCATCTTCTCGGGCATGAAGACGCACGAGATCCTGGCGCGCGAGCATCTGCCCTATGTGATGCCCATCGTGTTCTCGACCACGATGAACAACATGAACTGGTCGATCGGCATCGAGGTTACCCTCGCCGTCCTCGGCTTCACCGACATCAACACCCCGACCATCGGCGGCATGATCTACTGGGCGAACCAGCACACGGCGCTGGTCGCCGGCATCTGGTGGTGGATCGCCTTCCCGGTTGGGCTGGTGGTGATGACCTTCGTCGGCCTCTTCCTGCTCGCCGTCTCGATGAACGAATACATCGACCCGCGCAGCCGCCTGGCAAGGATGGGGGGCAGCCGATGA
- a CDS encoding ABC transporter permease, producing MNAYIAYLAKRLVQFVVVVFIGVNLAFVITHASPIDPVEQSISAVTSFGSTSPEAIAAMRASLQELYGLKGTPSEQYVTFWSRVLLGDFGPSLSAFPTPVSTLIGRALPWTAGLLIVSTLISWVLGNLLGGLAGYYQRNRTLKLMGVIAMGIHPIPYYIVALMLLVVFGFLWPVLPITGGSAMNLPQGWNWAFVSSVLLHSILPALSLILIGLGSWFLGMRSLVSNVVTEDYVVYAEIAGLDSRRVLGSYVMRNALAPQVTGLAMSLGGIFNGAVITEKVFGYPGVGTLLVDAVYAGDYGLVLGVTTVSIIAVSIGVLIIDLLYPLIDPRVELR from the coding sequence ATGAACGCTTACATCGCCTACCTCGCGAAACGCTTGGTCCAGTTCGTCGTGGTCGTCTTCATCGGCGTCAACCTGGCCTTCGTGATCACTCATGCCTCCCCGATCGACCCGGTCGAGCAGTCGATCTCGGCTGTGACCTCCTTCGGCAGCACTTCGCCCGAGGCGATCGCGGCGATGCGCGCCTCGCTTCAGGAGCTTTATGGCCTGAAGGGAACGCCGAGCGAGCAATACGTCACATTCTGGAGCCGGGTGCTGCTCGGCGATTTCGGCCCCTCGCTCTCCGCCTTTCCCACGCCGGTCTCGACCCTGATCGGCCGGGCGCTGCCCTGGACCGCCGGGCTGCTGATCGTCTCGACGCTGATCAGCTGGGTGCTCGGCAATCTGCTCGGTGGCCTCGCCGGCTATTACCAGCGCAACCGCACACTGAAGCTGATGGGCGTGATCGCAATGGGCATCCACCCGATCCCCTATTACATCGTCGCGCTAATGCTGCTCGTCGTCTTCGGCTTCCTCTGGCCGGTGCTGCCGATCACCGGCGGCTCCGCGATGAACCTGCCGCAGGGCTGGAACTGGGCCTTCGTCTCCAGCGTCCTACTGCATTCGATCCTGCCCGCGCTCTCGTTGATCCTGATAGGTCTCGGCAGCTGGTTCCTCGGCATGCGCTCGCTGGTCTCCAACGTCGTGACCGAGGATTACGTGGTCTATGCCGAGATTGCTGGGCTCGACAGCCGCCGCGTGCTCGGATCCTACGTCATGCGCAATGCGCTGGCGCCACAGGTCACCGGGCTCGCCATGTCGCTCGGCGGCATCTTCAACGGCGCGGTGATCACAGAGAAGGTCTTCGGCTATCCCGGGGTCGGCACGCTCCTCGTCGACGCGGTCTATGCCGGTGATTACGGGCTCGTTCTTGGCGTCACGACCGTCTCGATCATCGCCGTCTCCATCGGCGTTCTCATCATCGACCTGCTTTATCCGCTGATCGATCCGCGTGTGGAGCTGCGTTGA
- a CDS encoding ABC transporter substrate-binding protein, producing MPLSPAPATAQGIPQNIPRNELLILENPEGTIKNAGWFNIWAINAGSQSNGLQQAALDTLWYIDPEKGLDGPWYNSLAADKPVYNADFTEMQVKLRRGLFWSDGVEFSSADVKATVDIQVKNANMRFSAVLANNVALVEAPDAETVIFKLKKPNSRFHTNFTVRWGAIWILPKHVFDKIEDPLKFDFNKPVTLGAYTLHSFDPDGKWYIWQLREDWQRTSLGSLGKPGPKYLAYIDPGPPDKRVIAQLNHELDVIHDIAPEGMFTLAKQDKGTRAWFKGFPYGHPDPTLPAVIFNTQNENLKNRDVRWALALMIDVKAVSMAAYRGAATISAIAVPPTGIHPEAYHKPMEAWLKDFEIDTGKSKFKPYDPTVGKQIADLLRPSMGEQIPSDPAVIANSFGLGWWKTNVAAAGELLTRAGFRKQGNQWLTPDGKPFVVRLMVEGDLRPVMTRAGTMIVQQWKQAGIDARIDVAQGTLLTRRAAGDFDSFIGWSVETWGGHQDLSYFMDSWHSQFVAQPGQPQPLRNWQRWSHPELDKIIEDIRRIGFDDPKGVELGRDYVKLMTREMPIIPLMAYNVFTAMDQTYWTGYPTSDNPYANPVTNWGNSRYMFVRLKPTK from the coding sequence CCTCTGGTACATCGACCCCGAGAAAGGCCTCGACGGCCCCTGGTACAATTCGCTCGCCGCCGACAAGCCGGTCTACAATGCCGACTTCACCGAGATGCAGGTCAAGCTCCGGCGCGGCCTGTTCTGGAGCGACGGCGTGGAGTTCAGCTCCGCGGACGTCAAGGCCACCGTCGACATCCAGGTCAAGAACGCGAACATGCGCTTCTCCGCGGTGCTGGCGAACAACGTCGCCCTCGTCGAGGCACCCGATGCGGAAACGGTGATCTTCAAGCTGAAGAAGCCGAATTCCCGCTTCCATACCAATTTCACGGTCCGCTGGGGCGCGATCTGGATCCTGCCGAAACACGTCTTCGACAAGATCGAGGACCCCCTGAAGTTCGACTTCAACAAGCCGGTCACGCTCGGCGCCTATACGCTGCACTCCTTCGACCCCGACGGAAAGTGGTACATCTGGCAGCTGCGCGAGGACTGGCAGCGCACCTCGCTCGGCAGCCTCGGCAAGCCCGGGCCGAAATACCTCGCCTATATCGACCCGGGGCCGCCGGACAAGCGCGTCATTGCCCAGCTCAATCATGAGCTCGACGTCATCCACGACATCGCGCCGGAAGGCATGTTCACCCTGGCGAAGCAGGACAAGGGCACCCGCGCCTGGTTCAAGGGCTTCCCCTACGGCCATCCGGATCCGACCCTGCCGGCGGTGATCTTCAACACCCAGAACGAAAACCTGAAGAACCGCGACGTCCGCTGGGCACTGGCGCTGATGATCGACGTCAAGGCGGTGTCGATGGCGGCCTATCGCGGCGCCGCGACGATCTCGGCGATCGCCGTTCCGCCGACCGGCATCCATCCGGAGGCCTACCACAAGCCGATGGAGGCCTGGCTCAAGGATTTCGAGATCGACACCGGCAAGAGCAAGTTCAAGCCTTACGATCCGACCGTGGGTAAGCAGATCGCCGACCTCCTGCGGCCCTCGATGGGTGAGCAGATCCCATCCGACCCCGCCGTCATCGCCAATTCCTTCGGCCTCGGCTGGTGGAAGACCAATGTCGCGGCGGCCGGCGAATTGCTGACGCGCGCCGGCTTCCGCAAGCAGGGCAACCAGTGGCTGACGCCGGACGGCAAGCCCTTCGTCGTCAGGCTGATGGTCGAGGGTGACCTGAGGCCGGTGATGACGCGCGCCGGCACGATGATCGTGCAGCAGTGGAAGCAGGCCGGCATCGACGCTCGCATCGACGTCGCGCAGGGCACGCTGCTGACCCGCCGCGCCGCCGGCGACTTCGACAGCTTCATCGGCTGGAGCGTCGAGACCTGGGGCGGGCACCAGGACCTGTCCTATTTCATGGACAGCTGGCATTCGCAGTTCGTCGCGCAACCCGGCCAGCCGCAGCCGCTGCGCAACTGGCAGCGCTGGTCGCATCCCGAGCTCGACAAGATCATCGAGGACATCCGCAGGATCGGCTTCGACGATCCCAAAGGCGTCGAGCTCGGGCGCGACTACGTCAAGCTGATGACGCGCGAAATGCCGATCATCCCGCTGATGGCCTACAACGTCTTCACGGCGATGGATCAGACCTACTGGACCGGCTACCCGACCTCCGACAACCCTTACGCCAACCCGGTCACGAACTGGGGCAACTCCCGCTACATGTTCGTACGGCTGAAGCCGACCAAGTGA